Proteins encoded in a region of the Syngnathus typhle isolate RoL2023-S1 ecotype Sweden linkage group LG20, RoL_Styp_1.0, whole genome shotgun sequence genome:
- the kat2b gene encoding histone acetyltransferase KAT2B isoform X11 — MADNAGIQQGSPAIGAAGSTPAAPGPGGAEGSGAAGGSARISVKKAQLGTSPRHKKLEKLGIYSSCKAEGACKCNGWKSQNPPVTPPRNEQHPAAGNLHQPCRSCSHALGDHVSHLEHVPEDEINRLLGLVLDVEYLYTCVHKEEDADTKQVYFSLFKLLRKCILQMGKPMLEAQETPPFERPSIEQGVNNFVQYKFSHLPSKEHQTIVELAKMFLKQINCWQLETPSQRRQRLSNDDAAGYKANYTRWLCYSNVPRFCDSLPRHETTQIFGRTLLRSVFTVMRKQLLEQARQEKDKLPPEKRTLILTHFPKFLSMLEEEVYSHSSPIWNQDFSSGAPGAQIAVHTVVSAPPVARPVYYSISPTSCVDLSSGAISPARKTQTVLEPSPVGEKRKLSEPLPQEENKRPRVVGDIPMELINEVMATIADPTVPETGLLSAHSARDEAARLEERRGVIEFHVIGNSLHQKPNKRILMWLVGLQNVFSHQLPRMPKEYITRLVFDPKHKTLSLIKDGRVIGGICFRMFPSQGFTEIVFCAVSSNEQVKGYGTHLMNHLKEYHIKHRILNFLTYADEYAIGYFKKQGFSKDIKVPKAKYVGYIKDYEGATLMGCELNPSIPYTEFSVIIKKQKEIIRKLIERKQVQIRKVYPGLSCFKDGVRQIPIESIPGIRETGWKPPARGKDVKDAEQLYGQLKNILQHVKSHQNAWPFMEPVKKTEAPGYYQVIRFPMDLKTMSERLKSRYYTTRKLFMADMQRVFTNCREYNPPESEYYKCANLLEKFFYNKIKEAGLIDK; from the exons ATGGCCGACAACGCAGGGATTCAGCAGGGCTCGCCGGCCATCGGCGCCGCGGGCTCGACTCCCGCCGCTCCGGGCCCGGGGGGCGCCGAGGGCTCTGGGGCCGCCGGAGGCTCCGCGCGGATCAGCGTCAAGAAGGCGCAGCTCGGCACGTCGCCTCGCcacaagaagcttgagaagCTCGGAATCTATTCGTCCTGCAAG GCAGAGGGCGCGTGCAAGTGCAATGGCTGGAAGAGTCAGAACCCGCCAGTCACGCCGCCGCGCAACGAGCAGCATCCCGCCGCCGGCAACCTGCACCAGCCCTGCCGCAGCTGTTCGCACGCTTTGG gGGATCACGTGAGCCACCTAGAGCATGTCCCTGAGGACGAGATAAATCGTCTGCTGGGTTTGGTGCTGGACGTGGAGTACTTGTACACATGCGTGCACAAGGAGGAGGACGCTGACACCAAGCAGGTCTACTTCTCCCTCTTCAAA CTCCTGAGGAAATGCATTCTCCAAATGGGCAAGCCCATGCTTGAAGCGCAGGAGACTCCGCCTTTCGAGAGACCCAGCATCGAGCAG GGCGTCAACAATTTTGTCCAGTACAAATTCAGCCACCTGCCGTCCAAAGAGCATCAGACCATTGTGGAGCTGGCCAAGATGTTCCTCAAGCAGATCAACTGCTGGCAGCTGGAGACGCCGTCGCAGAGGCGCCAGAGACTCTCCAACGACGATGCGGCCGGATACAAGGCCAATTACACCAG GTGGCTGTGCTACAGCAACGTGCCTCGCTTCTGCGACAGCCTGCCGCGCCACGAGACCACACAGATCTTCGGCCGCACGCTGCTGCGTTCCGTCTTCACCGTCATGCGCAAGCAGCTGCTGGAGCAGGCCAGGCAGGAGAAGGACAAGCTGCCACCTGAGAAGAGGACGCTCATCCTCACGCACTTTCCCAA GTTCCTGTCCATGCTGGAGGAGGAAGTCTACAGCCACAGCTCTCCCATCTGGAACCAAGACTTTTCATCAGGGGCCCCAGGGGCTCAAATTGCCGTCCATACCG TAGTCAGTGCGCCCCCGGTGGCCAGGCCCGTGTACTACAGCATCAGCCCCACGTCGTGCGTGGACCTTTCGAGCGGCGCCATTAGTCCTGCCAGGAAAACACAGACAGTTCTGGAGCCAAGTCCCG TTGGTGAGAAGCGCAAGCTCTCGGAACCCCTCCCCCAAGAGGAGAACAAGAGGCCCAGAGTGGTGGGAGACATTcccatggagctcatcaacgagGTGATGGCTACCATCGCGGACCCCACCGTCCCAGAG ACGGGCCTGCTGTCGGCCCACTCAGCGCGCGACGAAGCGGCCCGCCTGGAGGAGCGGCGAGGCGTGATCGAGTTCCACGTCATCGGCAACTCGCTGCACCAGAAGCCCAACAAGAGGATTCTCATGTGGCTGGTGGGCCTGCAGAACGTCTTCTCGCACCAGCTGCCACGCATGCCCAAGGAGTACATCACGCGCCTCGTCTTTGACCC GAAGCACAAGACGCTGTCGCTGATCAAGGACGGCCGCGTGATCGGCGGAATCTGCTTTCGGATGTTTCCATCCCAAGGCTTCACCGAAATTGTTTTCTGCGCCGTCAGCTCCAACGAGCAGGTCAAG GGGTACGGCACCCACCTgatgaaccacctgaaggagtaTCACATCAAGCACCGCATCCTCAACTTCCTCACCTACGCCGACGAATACGCCATCGGATACTTCAAGAAGCAG gGCTTCTCTAAGGACATAAAGGTGCCTAAGGCCAAGTACGTGGGCTACATCAAGGACTACGAGGGAGCCACGCTCATGGGCTGCGAGCTCAACCCCAGCATTCCCTACACTGAGTTCTCCGTCATCATCAAGAAGCAAAAAGAG ATCATCAGGAAGCTGATCGAGAGGAAGCAGGTCCAGATCCGCAAGGTCTACCCGGGCCTTTCCTGCTTCAAGGACGGCGTCAGGCAAATTCCCATCGAGAGCATCCCCGGCATCC GTGAAACTGGTTGGAAGCCACCGGCCAGAGG GAAGGACGTGAAGGACGCCGAGCAGCTGTACGGCCAGCTCAAGAACATCCTGCAGCACGTCAAG AGTCACCAGAATGCTTGGCCCTTCATGGAGCCGGTCAAGAAGACGGAGGCGCCGGGCTACTACCAAGTCATCCGTTTCCCTATGG ACCTGAAGACCATGAGTGAGCGGCTCAAGAGTCGCTACTACACCACGCGCAAGCTCTTCATGGCTGACATGCAGCGCGTCTTCACCAACTGCCGCGAGTACAACCCACCCGAGAGCGAGTACTACAAGTGCGCCAACCTCCTAGAGAAGTTCTTCTACAACAAGATCAAGGAGGCTGGCCTCATCGACAAGTAG
- the kat2b gene encoding histone acetyltransferase KAT2B isoform X9, which produces MADNAGIQQGSPAIGAAGSTPAAPGPGGAEGSGAAGGSARISVKKAQLGTSPRHKKLEKLGIYSSCKAEGACKCNGWKSQNPPVTPPRNEQHPAAGNLHQPCRSCSHALGDHVSHLEHVPEDEINRLLGLVLDVEYLYTCVHKEEDADTKQVYFSLFKLLRKCILQMGKPMLEAQETPPFERPSIEQGVNNFVQYKFSHLPSKEHQTIVELAKMFLKQINCWQLETPSQRRQRLSNDDAAGYKANYTRWLCYSNVPRFCDSLPRHETTQIFGRTLLRSVFTVMRKQLLEQARQEKDKLPPEKRTLILTHFPKFLSMLEEEVYSHSSPIWNQDFSSGAPGAQIAVHTVVSAPPVARPVYYSISPTSCVDLSSGAISPARKTQTVLEPSPAVGEKRKLSEPLPQEENKRPRVVGDIPMELINEVMATIADPTVPEQTGLLSAHSARDEAARLEERRGVIEFHVIGNSLHQKPNKRILMWLVGLQNVFSHQLPRMPKEYITRLVFDPKHKTLSLIKDGRVIGGICFRMFPSQGFTEIVFCAVSSNEQVKGYGTHLMNHLKEYHIKHRILNFLTYADEYAIGYFKKQGFSKDIKVPKAKYVGYIKDYEGATLMGCELNPSIPYTEFSVIIKKQKEIIRKLIERKQVQIRKVYPGLSCFKDGVRQIPIESIPGIRETGWKPPARGKDVKDAEQLYGQLKNILQHVKSHQNAWPFMEPVKKTEAPGYYQVIRFPMDLKTMSERLKSRYYTTRKLFMADMQRVFTNCREYNPPESEYYKCANLLEKFFYNKIKEAGLIDK; this is translated from the exons ATGGCCGACAACGCAGGGATTCAGCAGGGCTCGCCGGCCATCGGCGCCGCGGGCTCGACTCCCGCCGCTCCGGGCCCGGGGGGCGCCGAGGGCTCTGGGGCCGCCGGAGGCTCCGCGCGGATCAGCGTCAAGAAGGCGCAGCTCGGCACGTCGCCTCGCcacaagaagcttgagaagCTCGGAATCTATTCGTCCTGCAAG GCAGAGGGCGCGTGCAAGTGCAATGGCTGGAAGAGTCAGAACCCGCCAGTCACGCCGCCGCGCAACGAGCAGCATCCCGCCGCCGGCAACCTGCACCAGCCCTGCCGCAGCTGTTCGCACGCTTTGG gGGATCACGTGAGCCACCTAGAGCATGTCCCTGAGGACGAGATAAATCGTCTGCTGGGTTTGGTGCTGGACGTGGAGTACTTGTACACATGCGTGCACAAGGAGGAGGACGCTGACACCAAGCAGGTCTACTTCTCCCTCTTCAAA CTCCTGAGGAAATGCATTCTCCAAATGGGCAAGCCCATGCTTGAAGCGCAGGAGACTCCGCCTTTCGAGAGACCCAGCATCGAGCAG GGCGTCAACAATTTTGTCCAGTACAAATTCAGCCACCTGCCGTCCAAAGAGCATCAGACCATTGTGGAGCTGGCCAAGATGTTCCTCAAGCAGATCAACTGCTGGCAGCTGGAGACGCCGTCGCAGAGGCGCCAGAGACTCTCCAACGACGATGCGGCCGGATACAAGGCCAATTACACCAG GTGGCTGTGCTACAGCAACGTGCCTCGCTTCTGCGACAGCCTGCCGCGCCACGAGACCACACAGATCTTCGGCCGCACGCTGCTGCGTTCCGTCTTCACCGTCATGCGCAAGCAGCTGCTGGAGCAGGCCAGGCAGGAGAAGGACAAGCTGCCACCTGAGAAGAGGACGCTCATCCTCACGCACTTTCCCAA GTTCCTGTCCATGCTGGAGGAGGAAGTCTACAGCCACAGCTCTCCCATCTGGAACCAAGACTTTTCATCAGGGGCCCCAGGGGCTCAAATTGCCGTCCATACCG TAGTCAGTGCGCCCCCGGTGGCCAGGCCCGTGTACTACAGCATCAGCCCCACGTCGTGCGTGGACCTTTCGAGCGGCGCCATTAGTCCTGCCAGGAAAACACAGACAGTTCTGGAGCCAAGTCCCG CAGTTGGTGAGAAGCGCAAGCTCTCGGAACCCCTCCCCCAAGAGGAGAACAAGAGGCCCAGAGTGGTGGGAGACATTcccatggagctcatcaacgagGTGATGGCTACCATCGCGGACCCCACCGTCCCAGAG CAGACGGGCCTGCTGTCGGCCCACTCAGCGCGCGACGAAGCGGCCCGCCTGGAGGAGCGGCGAGGCGTGATCGAGTTCCACGTCATCGGCAACTCGCTGCACCAGAAGCCCAACAAGAGGATTCTCATGTGGCTGGTGGGCCTGCAGAACGTCTTCTCGCACCAGCTGCCACGCATGCCCAAGGAGTACATCACGCGCCTCGTCTTTGACCC GAAGCACAAGACGCTGTCGCTGATCAAGGACGGCCGCGTGATCGGCGGAATCTGCTTTCGGATGTTTCCATCCCAAGGCTTCACCGAAATTGTTTTCTGCGCCGTCAGCTCCAACGAGCAGGTCAAG GGGTACGGCACCCACCTgatgaaccacctgaaggagtaTCACATCAAGCACCGCATCCTCAACTTCCTCACCTACGCCGACGAATACGCCATCGGATACTTCAAGAAGCAG gGCTTCTCTAAGGACATAAAGGTGCCTAAGGCCAAGTACGTGGGCTACATCAAGGACTACGAGGGAGCCACGCTCATGGGCTGCGAGCTCAACCCCAGCATTCCCTACACTGAGTTCTCCGTCATCATCAAGAAGCAAAAAGAG ATCATCAGGAAGCTGATCGAGAGGAAGCAGGTCCAGATCCGCAAGGTCTACCCGGGCCTTTCCTGCTTCAAGGACGGCGTCAGGCAAATTCCCATCGAGAGCATCCCCGGCATCC GTGAAACTGGTTGGAAGCCACCGGCCAGAGG GAAGGACGTGAAGGACGCCGAGCAGCTGTACGGCCAGCTCAAGAACATCCTGCAGCACGTCAAG AGTCACCAGAATGCTTGGCCCTTCATGGAGCCGGTCAAGAAGACGGAGGCGCCGGGCTACTACCAAGTCATCCGTTTCCCTATGG ACCTGAAGACCATGAGTGAGCGGCTCAAGAGTCGCTACTACACCACGCGCAAGCTCTTCATGGCTGACATGCAGCGCGTCTTCACCAACTGCCGCGAGTACAACCCACCCGAGAGCGAGTACTACAAGTGCGCCAACCTCCTAGAGAAGTTCTTCTACAACAAGATCAAGGAGGCTGGCCTCATCGACAAGTAG
- the kat2b gene encoding histone acetyltransferase KAT2B isoform X10: MADNAGIQQGSPAIGAAGSTPAAPGPGGAEGSGAAGGSARISVKKAQLGTSPRHKKLEKLGIYSSCKAEGACKCNGWKSQNPPVTPPRNEQHPAAGNLHQPCRSCSHALGDHVSHLEHVPEDEINRLLGLVLDVEYLYTCVHKEEDADTKQVYFSLFKLLRKCILQMGKPMLEAQETPPFERPSIEQGVNNFVQYKFSHLPSKEHQTIVELAKMFLKQINCWQLETPSQRRQRLSNDDAAGYKANYTRWLCYSNVPRFCDSLPRHETTQIFGRTLLRSVFTVMRKQLLEQARQEKDKLPPEKRTLILTHFPKFLSMLEEEVYSHSSPIWNQDFSSGAPGAQIAVHTVVSAPPVARPVYYSISPTSCVDLSSGAISPARKTQTVLEPSPAVGEKRKLSEPLPQEENKRPRVVGDIPMELINEVMATIADPTVPETGLLSAHSARDEAARLEERRGVIEFHVIGNSLHQKPNKRILMWLVGLQNVFSHQLPRMPKEYITRLVFDPKHKTLSLIKDGRVIGGICFRMFPSQGFTEIVFCAVSSNEQVKGYGTHLMNHLKEYHIKHRILNFLTYADEYAIGYFKKQGFSKDIKVPKAKYVGYIKDYEGATLMGCELNPSIPYTEFSVIIKKQKEIIRKLIERKQVQIRKVYPGLSCFKDGVRQIPIESIPGIRETGWKPPARGKDVKDAEQLYGQLKNILQHVKSHQNAWPFMEPVKKTEAPGYYQVIRFPMDLKTMSERLKSRYYTTRKLFMADMQRVFTNCREYNPPESEYYKCANLLEKFFYNKIKEAGLIDK, translated from the exons ATGGCCGACAACGCAGGGATTCAGCAGGGCTCGCCGGCCATCGGCGCCGCGGGCTCGACTCCCGCCGCTCCGGGCCCGGGGGGCGCCGAGGGCTCTGGGGCCGCCGGAGGCTCCGCGCGGATCAGCGTCAAGAAGGCGCAGCTCGGCACGTCGCCTCGCcacaagaagcttgagaagCTCGGAATCTATTCGTCCTGCAAG GCAGAGGGCGCGTGCAAGTGCAATGGCTGGAAGAGTCAGAACCCGCCAGTCACGCCGCCGCGCAACGAGCAGCATCCCGCCGCCGGCAACCTGCACCAGCCCTGCCGCAGCTGTTCGCACGCTTTGG gGGATCACGTGAGCCACCTAGAGCATGTCCCTGAGGACGAGATAAATCGTCTGCTGGGTTTGGTGCTGGACGTGGAGTACTTGTACACATGCGTGCACAAGGAGGAGGACGCTGACACCAAGCAGGTCTACTTCTCCCTCTTCAAA CTCCTGAGGAAATGCATTCTCCAAATGGGCAAGCCCATGCTTGAAGCGCAGGAGACTCCGCCTTTCGAGAGACCCAGCATCGAGCAG GGCGTCAACAATTTTGTCCAGTACAAATTCAGCCACCTGCCGTCCAAAGAGCATCAGACCATTGTGGAGCTGGCCAAGATGTTCCTCAAGCAGATCAACTGCTGGCAGCTGGAGACGCCGTCGCAGAGGCGCCAGAGACTCTCCAACGACGATGCGGCCGGATACAAGGCCAATTACACCAG GTGGCTGTGCTACAGCAACGTGCCTCGCTTCTGCGACAGCCTGCCGCGCCACGAGACCACACAGATCTTCGGCCGCACGCTGCTGCGTTCCGTCTTCACCGTCATGCGCAAGCAGCTGCTGGAGCAGGCCAGGCAGGAGAAGGACAAGCTGCCACCTGAGAAGAGGACGCTCATCCTCACGCACTTTCCCAA GTTCCTGTCCATGCTGGAGGAGGAAGTCTACAGCCACAGCTCTCCCATCTGGAACCAAGACTTTTCATCAGGGGCCCCAGGGGCTCAAATTGCCGTCCATACCG TAGTCAGTGCGCCCCCGGTGGCCAGGCCCGTGTACTACAGCATCAGCCCCACGTCGTGCGTGGACCTTTCGAGCGGCGCCATTAGTCCTGCCAGGAAAACACAGACAGTTCTGGAGCCAAGTCCCG CAGTTGGTGAGAAGCGCAAGCTCTCGGAACCCCTCCCCCAAGAGGAGAACAAGAGGCCCAGAGTGGTGGGAGACATTcccatggagctcatcaacgagGTGATGGCTACCATCGCGGACCCCACCGTCCCAGAG ACGGGCCTGCTGTCGGCCCACTCAGCGCGCGACGAAGCGGCCCGCCTGGAGGAGCGGCGAGGCGTGATCGAGTTCCACGTCATCGGCAACTCGCTGCACCAGAAGCCCAACAAGAGGATTCTCATGTGGCTGGTGGGCCTGCAGAACGTCTTCTCGCACCAGCTGCCACGCATGCCCAAGGAGTACATCACGCGCCTCGTCTTTGACCC GAAGCACAAGACGCTGTCGCTGATCAAGGACGGCCGCGTGATCGGCGGAATCTGCTTTCGGATGTTTCCATCCCAAGGCTTCACCGAAATTGTTTTCTGCGCCGTCAGCTCCAACGAGCAGGTCAAG GGGTACGGCACCCACCTgatgaaccacctgaaggagtaTCACATCAAGCACCGCATCCTCAACTTCCTCACCTACGCCGACGAATACGCCATCGGATACTTCAAGAAGCAG gGCTTCTCTAAGGACATAAAGGTGCCTAAGGCCAAGTACGTGGGCTACATCAAGGACTACGAGGGAGCCACGCTCATGGGCTGCGAGCTCAACCCCAGCATTCCCTACACTGAGTTCTCCGTCATCATCAAGAAGCAAAAAGAG ATCATCAGGAAGCTGATCGAGAGGAAGCAGGTCCAGATCCGCAAGGTCTACCCGGGCCTTTCCTGCTTCAAGGACGGCGTCAGGCAAATTCCCATCGAGAGCATCCCCGGCATCC GTGAAACTGGTTGGAAGCCACCGGCCAGAGG GAAGGACGTGAAGGACGCCGAGCAGCTGTACGGCCAGCTCAAGAACATCCTGCAGCACGTCAAG AGTCACCAGAATGCTTGGCCCTTCATGGAGCCGGTCAAGAAGACGGAGGCGCCGGGCTACTACCAAGTCATCCGTTTCCCTATGG ACCTGAAGACCATGAGTGAGCGGCTCAAGAGTCGCTACTACACCACGCGCAAGCTCTTCATGGCTGACATGCAGCGCGTCTTCACCAACTGCCGCGAGTACAACCCACCCGAGAGCGAGTACTACAAGTGCGCCAACCTCCTAGAGAAGTTCTTCTACAACAAGATCAAGGAGGCTGGCCTCATCGACAAGTAG